A genomic region of Paenibacillus sp. PL2-23 contains the following coding sequences:
- a CDS encoding Nif3-like dinuclear metal center hexameric protein: METTVQQIIDALTAPATTLEHTVDKLLFGAPDAVVRGIAVVFMPTQQAIERAAALGASFIIAHEGPFYSHHDTFAAALEEDPVYSAKTSFIEQSGLSLFRLHDYIHRYEPDGITEGLLQTLGWQPYVTATEPTYSVVEVPAMTAMQIAAHVKERLELSHVRMSGEPEALCRRIGLMAGYRGVGAHAIPLIERQQLDLVLYGEGPEWETPEYVRDAAWQGRAKAAIALGHAESEVCGMRLLAERLQRQFPELPVHFVANEPLFRLV, encoded by the coding sequence ATGGAAACAACCGTTCAACAGATCATTGATGCACTAACAGCGCCCGCCACAACCTTGGAGCACACCGTCGACAAGCTGCTGTTCGGCGCTCCGGACGCCGTGGTGCGAGGCATCGCCGTCGTCTTTATGCCCACTCAGCAGGCGATAGAGAGGGCTGCCGCACTAGGAGCGAGCTTCATCATTGCCCATGAGGGACCCTTCTACAGCCATCACGATACGTTCGCCGCCGCCTTGGAGGAGGACCCTGTCTACAGCGCCAAAACAAGCTTCATCGAGCAGTCCGGTCTCTCGCTGTTCCGCCTTCATGACTATATTCACCGCTATGAGCCGGACGGCATTACCGAAGGACTCCTGCAGACACTGGGCTGGCAGCCTTATGTGACGGCAACGGAGCCCACATACTCCGTTGTCGAGGTGCCGGCGATGACGGCCATGCAGATAGCTGCTCATGTCAAAGAGCGACTGGAGCTGTCCCATGTGCGGATGAGCGGAGAGCCGGAGGCGCTCTGCCGGCGGATCGGCCTGATGGCCGGCTATCGAGGTGTAGGCGCTCATGCGATTCCGCTTATCGAGCGCCAGCAGCTCGATCTTGTGCTGTATGGCGAAGGGCCGGAGTGGGAGACGCCCGAATACGTGAGGGATGCCGCCTGGCAAGGCAGAGCGAAGGCGGCCATCGCGCTGGGACACGCGGAGAGCGAGGTCTGCGGCATGAGACTGCTGGCGGAGCGGCTGCAGCGGCAGTTCCCGGAGCTGCCCGTTCACTTCGTGGCGAATGAGCCTCTGTTCCGGCTCGTCTGA
- a CDS encoding cupin domain-containing protein produces MKVSSSNSEHYKWGASCDGWHLVKQQELSVILEHMPPGASEVRHYHKQSRQFFFVLAGIAEMELNGDIHLLEPHEGLEVPPSAPHQVKNVSSESLTFLVISHPTTRGDRYEA; encoded by the coding sequence ATGAAGGTGAGCAGCAGCAATTCAGAACACTATAAATGGGGTGCAAGCTGTGACGGCTGGCACCTAGTCAAGCAGCAGGAGCTTAGTGTCATCCTTGAACATATGCCTCCTGGAGCCTCAGAGGTCCGCCATTATCATAAGCAGTCACGACAATTTTTCTTTGTGCTTGCCGGCATCGCGGAGATGGAGCTTAACGGTGACATCCATCTATTAGAGCCTCATGAGGGACTCGAAGTGCCGCCTAGCGCACCACATCAAGTGAAAAATGTATCAAGTGAAAGCTTAACTTTTTTGGTTATATCCCACCCGACAACACGCGGCGATCGGTATGAAGCTTAG
- a CDS encoding DMT family transporter: MNKQWLGFIMVLISAAGFGLMGIFAKFAYTYQVSIGTLLLARFAIAGLCLWGWIWLRGIPFAVSRKQLAVLALMGAGGYTLMAKLLFTSYALLPVSLAGTLFFIYPVLVCTVSHLLRYEKLTLRRIIPITVSLYGVYLVLGASLQRWSTMGVVCALSSAFVYALYIVITEKGLAHIAPLVSSAYIVSFAALGLFAMGLFNQDLSFSFVWQGWLPIMTVALFSTVLAIWSFSLGVKWLGSTKAALFSTIEPIIPVLLGMVLFGEALTSSQVWGSLLIIMATTVIFSRKREDYRYDHKYRTSDV, translated from the coding sequence TTGAACAAGCAGTGGTTAGGGTTTATCATGGTGCTTATATCAGCAGCAGGCTTTGGGCTTATGGGCATATTTGCTAAATTTGCCTATACGTATCAAGTCAGTATCGGAACGCTGCTATTGGCACGATTCGCAATTGCTGGATTGTGTTTGTGGGGATGGATCTGGTTAAGGGGAATACCCTTTGCTGTAAGTCGTAAGCAGCTTGCAGTGCTTGCGCTGATGGGGGCGGGCGGTTATACACTTATGGCCAAGCTGCTATTCACCTCGTATGCTCTTCTGCCTGTGTCACTTGCCGGAACCCTATTTTTTATCTATCCGGTTCTTGTTTGCACCGTTTCACACCTGCTTCGTTATGAGAAGCTTACATTACGCCGCATCATTCCGATTACGGTATCGCTCTACGGAGTATATTTGGTGCTCGGTGCGAGTCTTCAGAGATGGAGCACAATGGGTGTAGTTTGCGCACTTAGCAGTGCTTTTGTCTATGCTTTGTATATTGTCATTACTGAAAAGGGGCTGGCTCATATTGCTCCTTTGGTCAGTTCTGCTTATATCGTAAGCTTCGCAGCTTTGGGACTATTCGCAATGGGATTGTTTAATCAGGATCTGAGCTTTAGCTTTGTATGGCAGGGATGGCTGCCGATTATGACCGTTGCCCTTTTCTCAACAGTGCTGGCGATATGGAGCTTTTCTCTGGGAGTCAAATGGCTAGGAAGCACGAAAGCGGCCTTGTTCAGCACTATAGAGCCGATAATCCCCGTCCTGCTGGGTATGGTATTATTCGGGGAAGCACTCACGTCTTCTCAAGTATGGGGAAGCTTGCTGATTATCATGGCTACTACGGTCATATTTTCGAGGAAGAGGGAGGACTATCGCTATGACCATAAGTACAGAACGTCAGATGTATGA
- a CDS encoding MBL fold metallo-hydrolase, producing MIIQFIRHATLSIKFGGQQILIDPMLSSSGTMEPVAGSADDRRNPLVDLTVPLEELLQPNAVLLTHTHRDHFDDKAAELLNKDVKFFCQPQDAVGIAQRGFTSVVPIEGTYPFKGITITRISGKHGTGAMAQKMGSVSGYILQADHEETLYLAGDTVWCEEVSQAISAHRPQIIVVNGGAAEFLEGGPVTMSLEDIRKVREQAPEALLIVVHMEAWGHCMMSRSSARRTSDHYGLSLMIPEDGEYILT from the coding sequence GTGATTATTCAATTTATTAGACATGCGACATTGTCGATCAAATTTGGCGGACAGCAGATCCTTATTGATCCTATGCTCAGTTCATCTGGCACCATGGAACCTGTTGCCGGTTCTGCTGACGACAGGCGAAACCCATTAGTTGACCTAACAGTTCCCTTAGAGGAGCTGTTACAGCCGAATGCGGTGTTGCTTACTCATACTCATCGCGATCATTTCGATGATAAAGCAGCTGAGCTGTTGAATAAAGATGTTAAATTTTTCTGCCAACCCCAGGATGCAGTTGGAATTGCCCAACGCGGCTTCACCTCTGTTGTTCCTATTGAGGGAACCTATCCATTTAAGGGGATTACGATTACTAGGATAAGCGGAAAGCACGGTACCGGAGCAATGGCTCAAAAAATGGGCAGTGTTTCCGGTTACATTTTGCAGGCAGATCATGAAGAGACTCTATACCTTGCTGGAGATACTGTGTGGTGTGAAGAAGTGTCACAAGCCATATCTGCTCACCGTCCACAAATTATTGTTGTGAACGGGGGCGCTGCAGAATTTCTGGAAGGCGGTCCGGTCACCATGTCCTTAGAGGATATTAGAAAGGTTCGGGAGCAAGCTCCAGAGGCACTGCTGATTGTTGTACATATGGAGGCTTGGGGACATTGCATGATGAGCCGGTCTTCAGCTCGGCGCACCTCAGATCATTATGGGTTGTCGCTCATGATTCCAGAGGATGGCGAGTACATCCTGACATAG
- a CDS encoding MFS transporter has protein sequence MVHRRVLLLFTICSFLVGLDALIISPLIPEISESIGFPVHSGGLLITFYALFYGLSAPIFGPISDGWGRKRMIIMGLFLFSVGTTLTVFGQSLWQLLLYRSIAGIGGAMVMPSVFAWVGDVVHTEHRGRVMGRITGAMGAANMFGIPIGALLTHYSSWKWTFVLVGAAAAALAWAAYKLLEENPAEGAAFSKKVVLHSYYQAFSHRLSMMALMCTFFWWAAFQGLFANMGTLYASRFMLSTAALGLIFSIAGLGNWLGNRMGGRLSDRMGRKVVIGIASFGSAAFIMAIPLVHSWVIAVVVLQFLWAFTTGLGQSSLTTYIAELNPRVRGTLMALNSSVTYLGMTISTAVAAGILQYGGFAYVGLLCSLSALIVPVILRTLKPEAGGVQ, from the coding sequence ATGGTTCATAGACGTGTATTATTATTATTTACAATTTGTTCATTTTTGGTCGGCCTAGATGCTTTAATTATCTCACCGCTCATTCCCGAAATATCTGAAAGCATCGGCTTCCCCGTTCATTCTGGAGGTCTTTTAATCACTTTTTACGCACTATTTTATGGTTTATCCGCCCCCATTTTTGGTCCTATATCCGATGGATGGGGTCGCAAGAGAATGATTATTATGGGTCTTTTCCTGTTTTCGGTCGGGACCACGTTAACTGTATTTGGCCAAAGCCTTTGGCAGCTGTTATTGTACCGAAGCATTGCCGGTATCGGCGGCGCTATGGTTATGCCCAGTGTATTTGCTTGGGTAGGTGATGTTGTGCATACCGAGCATCGAGGCAGAGTCATGGGGAGAATTACAGGAGCTATGGGAGCGGCGAATATGTTCGGCATACCAATAGGTGCATTGTTAACACATTATTCGTCTTGGAAATGGACCTTCGTTCTAGTTGGTGCCGCAGCTGCTGCGCTTGCATGGGCGGCTTACAAGCTGCTTGAGGAGAATCCCGCAGAAGGAGCTGCTTTTTCCAAAAAGGTTGTTTTGCACTCTTATTATCAAGCTTTTTCACATCGACTCAGTATGATGGCGTTAATGTGCACATTCTTCTGGTGGGCCGCTTTTCAAGGCTTATTCGCCAATATGGGCACCCTGTATGCATCACGTTTCATGCTGTCAACAGCAGCTTTAGGCCTTATTTTCTCTATCGCAGGATTGGGCAACTGGCTGGGCAATCGAATGGGGGGACGGTTATCGGATCGAATGGGAAGGAAAGTCGTGATTGGAATCGCAAGCTTTGGCTCTGCGGCCTTCATCATGGCGATTCCTCTTGTTCATTCTTGGGTGATTGCTGTAGTTGTTCTTCAGTTTCTCTGGGCATTTACCACTGGCCTGGGGCAATCTTCCTTAACTACATATATCGCTGAGCTGAATCCTCGAGTAAGGGGAACGTTGATGGCATTAAACAGCTCCGTTACCTACTTAGGAATGACCATTTCGACCGCTGTCGCCGCTGGCATCCTACAATATGGGGGATTTGCTTATGTGGGGTTGCTGTGCAGCTTATCTGCGCTTATAGTGCCGGTCATTCTAAGGACACTCAAACCAGAAGCAGGAGGCGTACAATAG
- a CDS encoding DMT family transporter, with translation MDTRTFITLVLLTTFLMGVAFPVGKLGLAFAPPFFLMGLRYLLAGGLFALLGIHKPLPSGAKQWAQVAIIGLIQSTGVMGCVYYSMQWLSSSESAVLTFLSPLLVILFGSLFTGAVYQARVWIGVAVGFAGVFVTFGFHMKLNPGTWIGLLGAICFAVATLLVKHWGYAFHPQVLSAYQMLAGGIGLLALSLIAEKPYFILTLSSIVIMLFLIIMCTIVQTSVWFNLLLKNDPGRTSSFLFLAPLFGVLTSWLLLGEAIHSHIALGGVLICAGVFLVNTRGKL, from the coding sequence ATGGATACACGTACATTTATCACCTTGGTCTTGTTGACAACCTTCCTCATGGGGGTCGCGTTTCCTGTTGGGAAGCTGGGTCTTGCATTTGCGCCCCCCTTCTTCTTAATGGGGCTCCGTTATTTGCTAGCAGGCGGATTATTTGCTCTTCTGGGCATCCATAAACCTCTTCCTAGCGGAGCAAAGCAATGGGCGCAAGTTGCCATCATTGGACTGATCCAGTCCACCGGAGTAATGGGCTGTGTATACTACAGCATGCAGTGGCTCTCCTCCAGTGAGTCCGCTGTATTGACCTTTCTCAGTCCTTTGCTTGTCATTCTCTTTGGGAGCCTATTTACGGGTGCTGTATATCAAGCACGTGTGTGGATCGGCGTTGCTGTCGGCTTTGCAGGCGTCTTCGTTACCTTTGGCTTTCATATGAAGCTTAACCCAGGCACTTGGATCGGTCTCCTTGGCGCCATATGTTTTGCGGTCGCTACCTTGCTTGTCAAACATTGGGGATATGCTTTTCACCCACAAGTATTGTCTGCGTACCAAATGCTCGCCGGCGGAATCGGCTTGCTTGCCTTGAGCTTGATCGCCGAAAAACCTTATTTCATCCTGACTCTGTCCTCAATTGTCATTATGTTGTTTCTTATCATCATGTGTACTATCGTTCAAACCTCCGTATGGTTTAATCTGCTCCTGAAGAATGACCCCGGGAGAACAAGCTCGTTTTTATTTCTAGCTCCGTTATTCGGCGTTCTTACCAGCTGGTTACTGCTCGGAGAAGCGATACATTCACATATTGCCCTGGGCGGTGTATTGATCTGCGCTGGGGTGTTCCTGGTTAATACGAGAGGAAAGCTCTAG
- a CDS encoding SDR family NAD(P)-dependent oxidoreductase, with the protein MDVKNKVALVTGGGTGIGRATSIALAKRGAIVAVNYSRSQVEAEETVQQILNAGGRAIAMQGDVSREEQMRFMVQLLVQAYGTVDLLVNNASITSHIPIEDLKSISGDMWDTLFDVNVKGMFYCARAVAPYMKENRQGAIVNLGSIAGLTGLGSSLPYAVSKAAVHGLTKSLARALAPYIRVNCIVPGAVATRWWAGKEEQMKQLAPRLLLRRIAEAEDIAQMICATLEQESMTGQIITVDSGQTL; encoded by the coding sequence GTGGATGTAAAAAATAAAGTAGCGCTTGTAACCGGAGGCGGAACAGGCATAGGGAGGGCTACGAGTATAGCCCTGGCAAAGCGGGGAGCCATAGTCGCCGTGAATTATTCCCGTTCCCAAGTGGAGGCAGAGGAAACCGTTCAGCAGATTCTTAACGCTGGAGGGAGAGCAATAGCCATGCAAGGAGATGTTTCAAGAGAAGAACAAATGCGATTTATGGTTCAATTGCTTGTTCAAGCCTATGGGACGGTGGATCTGCTCGTGAATAACGCAAGTATAACAAGCCATATCCCTATCGAGGACTTAAAGTCGATATCAGGGGATATGTGGGATACGCTGTTCGACGTGAATGTGAAAGGCATGTTTTATTGTGCGCGGGCCGTAGCTCCCTATATGAAAGAGAATCGACAAGGGGCCATTGTCAATCTAGGCAGTATCGCAGGACTGACAGGACTTGGTTCGTCCCTGCCTTATGCCGTCTCCAAGGCGGCGGTGCATGGTTTAACAAAATCGTTGGCGAGAGCGCTGGCTCCTTATATCCGCGTTAATTGTATTGTGCCGGGAGCTGTCGCCACGAGATGGTGGGCTGGAAAAGAAGAGCAAATGAAGCAACTGGCCCCTCGATTGCTGCTTCGTCGTATTGCCGAAGCTGAAGATATTGCGCAGATGATCTGTGCTACCCTGGAGCAGGAGTCGATGACAGGCCAAATCATTACCGTGGACAGCGGTCAGACACTATAA
- a CDS encoding LysR family transcriptional regulator, whose protein sequence is MDFKTLKTFHAIVKYGSFHRAAQEMNYVQSTVTMQMQKLESELGVILIERGKEMALTEAGRVFYEESLRIAKSMEHLELSMTSIGSGEAGHLRLGTTEPTASHRLPQILKAFIDEYPHIRVSVEIASTLTLSERIRKGELDLALATAPGIESDLYFEPLFQEKFVLLLPEHHPLTDKVALTPDDFAGHRLLITSSTCPYRKKLEYVLQEKGNSMLETMEVGSMTALKYYVQQGLGIALVPEIVVEPATMGTTIRAMEGSLIHMTTGLLCKESARPFQQACLKLYACLKKSLAETPVALKYD, encoded by the coding sequence TTGGATTTTAAAACATTAAAGACATTCCACGCTATCGTGAAATACGGAAGCTTCCATAGGGCAGCCCAGGAAATGAATTATGTGCAGTCCACCGTTACAATGCAAATGCAGAAGCTTGAATCCGAATTGGGTGTCATCTTGATCGAGCGCGGCAAGGAGATGGCGCTCACTGAAGCTGGTCGAGTCTTTTACGAGGAGAGCTTGCGGATTGCCAAGAGCATGGAGCATCTTGAGCTAAGCATGACGAGCATTGGCTCGGGCGAAGCGGGTCATCTCCGACTCGGGACGACTGAACCGACGGCCAGTCACCGCCTTCCCCAAATATTGAAGGCCTTTATAGACGAGTACCCCCACATTCGGGTTTCGGTAGAGATCGCCAGCACTCTGACTCTCAGCGAACGAATTCGTAAGGGTGAACTTGATCTTGCGCTGGCCACGGCGCCTGGCATCGAATCTGACCTGTATTTTGAACCTCTTTTTCAGGAGAAATTCGTATTGTTATTGCCAGAGCATCATCCGCTAACTGACAAGGTTGCGCTTACACCCGACGATTTTGCTGGCCACCGTCTCTTAATCACATCGAGCACTTGTCCTTATAGGAAGAAGCTGGAGTATGTTCTGCAAGAGAAAGGAAATAGTATGCTGGAAACCATGGAGGTGGGCAGCATGACCGCCTTGAAGTACTATGTGCAACAGGGCTTAGGTATCGCATTAGTACCCGAAATTGTAGTGGAGCCCGCAACGATGGGTACGACGATCCGAGCCATGGAGGGTAGCTTGATCCATATGACGACTGGCTTACTGTGCAAAGAGTCCGCACGGCCGTTTCAACAGGCTTGTCTCAAATTATATGCTTGCCTGAAGAAGAGTTTGGCAGAGACACCTGTAGCATTAAAATATGATTAG
- a CDS encoding MGMT family protein, giving the protein MQPFTKRVIAIIQAIPEGRVMTYGQIAEAAGSPRGARQVVRILHAMSKEHGLPWHRVVNIRGEIALQEEEARWSQQAALESEGVVVDERGRLDLDRYRHVPGPART; this is encoded by the coding sequence TTGCAGCCATTTACGAAGAGGGTCATTGCCATTATTCAAGCCATTCCCGAAGGGAGGGTCATGACGTACGGCCAGATTGCCGAGGCGGCGGGGAGTCCGCGCGGAGCGAGACAGGTCGTGCGTATTCTGCACGCCATGAGCAAGGAGCATGGGCTGCCCTGGCATCGGGTCGTCAATATTCGCGGCGAAATTGCCCTGCAGGAGGAAGAGGCGAGGTGGAGCCAGCAGGCAGCGCTCGAAAGCGAAGGCGTAGTGGTCGACGAGAGGGGCAGGCTTGACCTGGACCGATACCGGCATGTTCCGGGACCCGCTCGCACATAA
- a CDS encoding potassium channel family protein, whose translation MKRLSLNVWYELVLAGLVIVSLTLDLESTEGAVLDWTVWAIFFVDYMIRLMASDRKWRYFKEHPLDFIAILPFDQLLQSARIVRLFRVLRLIMILNRRFSFFDQVLRKYKIDSLVMMLVALLFLIALPMKMIEPSFETYDDALWWAIVTMTTVGYGDLSPETPIGRILASALMLMGIGMIGVITGTVAAIFTREKDESRPKAWVDLQQKLNEYPQLDDADYAYMHQKLEQLRESSREAGPTKEGARHDSRDHQA comes from the coding sequence GTGAAAAGATTATCGTTAAATGTATGGTATGAGCTTGTGCTGGCCGGTCTAGTCATTGTCTCCCTGACGCTGGATTTGGAGTCGACTGAGGGAGCGGTGCTGGACTGGACGGTATGGGCGATCTTCTTCGTTGATTATATGATCCGATTAATGGCAAGCGACAGGAAGTGGCGATACTTCAAGGAGCATCCGCTGGACTTCATCGCTATTCTGCCATTCGATCAATTGCTGCAGTCCGCCAGAATTGTCCGGCTGTTCCGGGTTCTGCGCTTAATTATGATACTGAATCGGCGATTTTCGTTTTTTGACCAGGTGCTGCGGAAGTATAAGATTGACTCGCTGGTTATGATGCTCGTAGCGCTGCTGTTCCTTATCGCGCTGCCGATGAAGATGATTGAGCCATCCTTCGAGACCTATGACGACGCGTTATGGTGGGCGATTGTGACGATGACGACCGTCGGGTACGGGGATTTGTCGCCGGAGACGCCGATTGGCCGAATTCTGGCAAGCGCGCTTATGCTGATGGGCATCGGCATGATCGGTGTCATTACCGGTACAGTGGCGGCGATCTTCACGCGGGAGAAGGACGAGAGCAGGCCGAAGGCATGGGTAGACCTTCAGCAGAAGCTGAATGAATATCCTCAGCTGGATGATGCGGACTATGCGTATATGCATCAGAAGCTGGAGCAGCTGCGTGAATCATCTCGCGAAGCGGGACCAACGAAGGAGGGGGCGCGTCATGACAGTCGAGACCATCAAGCTTAG
- a CDS encoding DUF1284 domain-containing protein, whose protein sequence is MTVETIKLRGHHLLCLLGYRGKGYSEGFCANMTGIYETLRLRPETRIEVMEGPDSICEAFPSDQPSHCHNDSVYEKDAEVVARLGLEVGAADSWLGICERVSSHVKPEDIGKICWNCRWEPYGMCREGVAHIHVDRQLRPLP, encoded by the coding sequence ATGACAGTCGAGACCATCAAGCTTAGAGGGCATCATTTGTTATGCTTGCTGGGATACAGGGGCAAGGGCTACTCGGAGGGCTTCTGCGCCAACATGACGGGCATCTATGAGACGCTTCGTCTTCGGCCGGAGACCAGAATCGAAGTGATGGAAGGGCCGGATTCGATCTGCGAGGCGTTCCCGAGCGACCAACCTTCCCATTGCCACAACGACAGCGTCTACGAGAAGGACGCGGAGGTCGTCGCGCGGCTTGGTCTGGAGGTTGGCGCAGCCGACAGCTGGCTCGGCATATGCGAGCGGGTGTCCAGCCATGTGAAGCCGGAGGATATCGGGAAGATCTGCTGGAATTGCAGATGGGAGCCCTACGGCATGTGCAGGGAGGGCGTAGCCCATATTCATGTGGATAGACAGCTGCGGCCGCTGCCATAA
- a CDS encoding M3 family oligoendopeptidase, producing the protein MKFSEYTYERPDVQAFGASFKELLSVFAASSSWEEQDAAMTGLNKLRSEFDTMQQIASIRHSIDTTDEFYKAEQDFFDENGPIVQEYITDYYRALVGSAFREPLEAKWGRQLFQLAELSLKTFSPEVIEDLQQENKLATAYSKLMASAKIPFEGEERTLAQLTPFQQSTDRDMRKRAAEASSGFMRENEAELDRLYDELVHTRTRIAKKLGFPSFVELGYARMSRTDYNAEMVARFREQVLEHIVPVASKLKERQRSRIGVQELLYYDEHLAFLTGNATPKGDPEWIVANGKRMYAELSPETDAFFRFMQDNELMDLVAKKGKQGGGYCTYISEHQAPYIFSNFNGTSGDIDVLTHEAGHAFQVFESRSYAVPEYAFPTYEACEIHSMSMEFFTWPWMDLFFKEDADKYRFDHLASALIFIPYGVTVDEFQHYVYANPDATPAERKQAWRELERKYLPHRNYADNAYLEAGAFWHKQGHIYSSPFYYIDYTLAQICAFQFWKRMHENREAAWNAYVSLCKLGGSRSFTELVSAAGLISPFEDGCVTSVIASIESWLDSVDDKAL; encoded by the coding sequence ATGAAATTTAGCGAATACACGTATGAACGTCCCGACGTGCAAGCGTTCGGAGCAAGCTTCAAGGAGCTGCTGAGCGTATTTGCGGCGTCGAGCAGCTGGGAGGAGCAGGACGCCGCGATGACGGGCCTGAACAAGCTGCGCAGCGAATTCGATACGATGCAGCAAATCGCAAGCATCCGCCACTCCATCGATACAACTGACGAATTCTACAAGGCGGAGCAGGACTTCTTCGACGAGAACGGTCCCATCGTGCAGGAATACATAACCGATTACTATCGCGCCCTGGTGGGGTCGGCCTTCCGCGAGCCGCTTGAGGCCAAGTGGGGACGCCAGCTGTTCCAGCTCGCGGAGCTGTCGCTGAAGACATTCAGTCCGGAGGTGATCGAGGACCTGCAGCAGGAGAACAAGCTGGCCACAGCTTATTCCAAGCTTATGGCTTCCGCCAAAATTCCGTTCGAGGGCGAAGAGCGCACGCTTGCTCAGCTAACGCCGTTCCAGCAATCCACCGACCGCGATATGCGCAAGCGCGCGGCGGAGGCCTCCTCCGGCTTCATGCGGGAGAATGAAGCAGAGCTTGATCGCCTGTATGACGAGCTCGTGCACACGCGGACTCGCATCGCCAAGAAGCTTGGCTTCCCCAGCTTCGTGGAGCTGGGCTATGCCCGTATGAGCCGCACCGACTATAACGCGGAGATGGTCGCAAGGTTCCGCGAGCAGGTGCTGGAGCATATCGTGCCGGTGGCATCGAAGCTGAAGGAGCGCCAGCGCAGCCGCATCGGCGTGCAGGAGCTGCTCTATTACGACGAACACCTCGCCTTCCTCACGGGTAACGCCACGCCGAAGGGCGACCCGGAATGGATTGTGGCGAACGGCAAGCGGATGTACGCCGAGCTGTCGCCCGAGACGGACGCCTTCTTCCGATTCATGCAGGACAATGAGCTGATGGACCTCGTGGCGAAGAAGGGCAAGCAGGGCGGCGGCTATTGCACGTATATCAGCGAGCACCAGGCGCCTTATATTTTCTCCAACTTCAATGGAACCTCCGGCGATATTGATGTGCTGACGCACGAGGCCGGCCACGCGTTCCAGGTGTTCGAGAGCAGAAGCTACGCGGTGCCGGAATACGCGTTCCCGACTTATGAGGCTTGCGAAATCCATTCCATGAGCATGGAGTTTTTCACATGGCCTTGGATGGATCTATTCTTCAAGGAGGACGCGGACAAATACCGGTTCGACCATCTCGCGAGCGCGCTGATCTTCATCCCTTACGGCGTGACCGTGGACGAATTCCAGCATTATGTCTACGCCAATCCCGACGCGACGCCGGCCGAGCGCAAGCAAGCCTGGCGCGAGCTCGAGAGAAAATACCTGCCGCACCGCAATTACGCCGACAACGCCTACTTGGAAGCAGGCGCCTTCTGGCATAAGCAGGGCCATATCTATTCTTCGCCGTTCTACTATATCGACTACACGCTGGCTCAAATCTGCGCGTTTCAGTTCTGGAAGAGGATGCATGAGAACCGCGAGGCGGCCTGGAACGCTTACGTCAGCCTGTGCAAGCTGGGCGGCAGCCGGTCCTTCACGGAGCTGGTCAGCGCCGCAGGGCTCATCTCTCCCTTCGAGGACGGCTGCGTGACATCCGTCATCGCTTCCATCGAGAGCTGGCTGGACAGCGTAGACGACAAAGCGCTATAA
- the greA gene encoding transcription elongation factor GreA, with the protein MANEELIMTPEGLKKIEDELEELKTVKRKELSERLKVAISYGDLKENSEYHSAKDDQAHMETRILQLERMLKIARVVDTGSISTGQVVVGSLVTLNDIEFNEKIEYRVVGPTEADVADNKISYESPLGKELMGKKVGDKIQVHAPVGIIEYELLHIGV; encoded by the coding sequence GTGGCGAACGAAGAATTAATTATGACGCCGGAAGGCTTGAAGAAGATTGAAGACGAGCTGGAAGAGCTCAAGACTGTAAAGCGCAAGGAGCTGTCCGAGCGTCTGAAGGTTGCGATCAGCTATGGCGACTTAAAGGAGAACAGCGAATACCACTCCGCCAAGGATGATCAGGCCCATATGGAGACGCGAATTCTGCAGCTGGAGAGAATGCTGAAGATTGCGCGTGTGGTGGACACGGGCAGCATCAGCACGGGACAGGTCGTTGTCGGCTCTCTGGTGACGCTGAACGATATCGAATTTAATGAGAAGATCGAATACCGTGTGGTGGGACCGACTGAAGCGGATGTTGCGGACAACAAAATCTCCTACGAAAGCCCGCTGGGCAAAGAGCTGATGGGCAAGAAGGTCGGCGACAAGATTCAAGTCCATGCACCGGTCGGTATCATTGAGTACGAGCTCCTCCATATTGGGGTGTAG